A single window of Hirundo rustica isolate bHirRus1 chromosome 16, bHirRus1.pri.v3, whole genome shotgun sequence DNA harbors:
- the KCNS1 gene encoding potassium voltage-gated channel subfamily S member 1 isoform X2, producing the protein MVNKTLNYWGPSFEEDVININVGGLRRRLSSSALSKFPDTRLGRLLSCDSEESILQLCDDYDVSAREFYFDRNPGFFLYVLHFYQTGKLHVMEELCVFSFCQEIEYWGINEFFLDSCCSYRYHERKLESRHHNWDEESEVSSVDTSPDEISDINHDLLRYSTLRCGNVRKRLWLTMENPGYSIPSKLFSFVSISVVLVSIATMCIHSMPEYQEVDENGNVLDEPILHKLEYFCISWFTFEVSSRLLLSPNPRKFFKHPLNLIDIVSVLPFYFTLLVDVTMGSDSELGNLGKVVQVFRLMRIFRVLKLARHSTGLRSLGATLKHSYREVGILLLYLAVGVSVFSGVAYTAEKEEDVGFDTIPACWWWGTVSMTTVGYGDVVPVTVAGKLAASGCILGGILVVALPITIIFNKFSHFYRKQKALEAAVRNSGKKDPEERGSTSSRDPDSEALSETSLDRGSPERRGLTPGAHPSP; encoded by the exons ATGGTCAACAAGACCTTAAATTACTGGGGTCCCAGTTTTGAGGAGGACGTTATCAACATCAACGTGGGGGGTCTGAGGAGGCGGCTGAGCTCCAGCGCCCTCTCCAAGTTCCCCGACACGCGCCTGGGACGGCTGCTGTCCTGCGACTCCGAGGAGtccatcctgcagctctgcgATGACTACGACGTGAGCGCCAGGGAGTTCTACTTCGACCGAAACCCCGGCTTCTTCCTCTACGTCCTCCACTTCTACCAGACGGGCAAGCTGCACGTCATGGAGGAGCTGTGCGTCTTCTCCTTCTGCCAGGAGATCGAGTACTGGGGCATCAATGAATTCTTCCTGGACTCCTGCTGCAGCTACCGCTACCACGAGCGCAAGCTGGAGAGCCGGCACCACAACTGGGACGAGGAGAGCGAGGTGAGCAGCGTGGACACGTCCCCCGATGAGATCTCCGACATCAACCACGACCTGCTGCGCTACAGCACCCTGCGCTGCGGCAACGTGCGCAAGCGCCTCTGGCTCACCATGGAGAACCCCGGCTACTCCATCCCCAGCAAACTCTTCAGCTTCGTGTCCATCAGCGTGGTGCTGGTGTCCATAGCTACCATGTGCATCCACAGCATGCCCGAGTACCAGGAGGTGGATGAGAACGGCAATGTGCTCGATGAACCCATCCTGCACAAGCTGGAGTATTTCTGCATCTCCTGGTTCACCTTCGAAGTGTCCTCCCGCCTCCTGCTCTCACCCAACCCCAGGAAGTTCTTCAAGCACCCGCTGAACCTGATTGACATTGTCTCAGTGTTGCCCTTCTACTTCACCCTCCTGGTGGACGTGACCATGGGCAGTGACTCGGAGCTGGGCAACCTGGGCAAGGTGGTGCAGGTGTTTCGGCTCATGAGGATATTCCGGGTGCTGAAGCTGGCTCGGCACTCCACTGGACTGAGGTCACTGGGGGCCACCTTGAAG cacagctACCGGGAGGTGGGGATCCTGCTGCTCTACCTGGCCGTGGGGGTCTCTGTCTTCTCTGGAGTGGCCTACACTGCCGAGAAGGAGGAAGACGTCGGCTTCGACACCATCCCGGCCTGCTGGTGGTGGGGCACGGTCAGCATGACCACGGTGGGCTACGGCGACGTGGTGCCCGTCACCGTAGCAGGGAAGCTGGCGGCCTCGGGCTGCATCCTGGGGGGCATCCTGGTCGTGGCGCTGCCCATCACCATCATCTTCAACAAGTTCTCCCACTTCTACCGCAAGCAGAAGGCGCTGGAGGCGGCCGTGAGGAACAGCGGGAAGAAGGACCCTGAGGAGAGGGGCAGCACCTCCAGCCGCGACCCAGACTCGGAGGCTCTGAGCGAGACCTCCCTGGACAGGGGCAGCCCCGAGCGCCGCGGTCTGACCCCCGgtgcccatcccagcccctga
- the KCNS1 gene encoding potassium voltage-gated channel subfamily S member 1 isoform X1, whose amino-acid sequence MSGEARHRHPGVEPAPALLIMVNKTLNYWGPSFEEDVININVGGLRRRLSSSALSKFPDTRLGRLLSCDSEESILQLCDDYDVSAREFYFDRNPGFFLYVLHFYQTGKLHVMEELCVFSFCQEIEYWGINEFFLDSCCSYRYHERKLESRHHNWDEESEVSSVDTSPDEISDINHDLLRYSTLRCGNVRKRLWLTMENPGYSIPSKLFSFVSISVVLVSIATMCIHSMPEYQEVDENGNVLDEPILHKLEYFCISWFTFEVSSRLLLSPNPRKFFKHPLNLIDIVSVLPFYFTLLVDVTMGSDSELGNLGKVVQVFRLMRIFRVLKLARHSTGLRSLGATLKHSYREVGILLLYLAVGVSVFSGVAYTAEKEEDVGFDTIPACWWWGTVSMTTVGYGDVVPVTVAGKLAASGCILGGILVVALPITIIFNKFSHFYRKQKALEAAVRNSGKKDPEERGSTSSRDPDSEALSETSLDRGSPERRGLTPGAHPSP is encoded by the exons ATGAGCGGGGAAGCGAGGCACCGACATCCCGGG GTGGAACCcgctcctgctctgctgatCATGGTCAACAAGACCTTAAATTACTGGGGTCCCAGTTTTGAGGAGGACGTTATCAACATCAACGTGGGGGGTCTGAGGAGGCGGCTGAGCTCCAGCGCCCTCTCCAAGTTCCCCGACACGCGCCTGGGACGGCTGCTGTCCTGCGACTCCGAGGAGtccatcctgcagctctgcgATGACTACGACGTGAGCGCCAGGGAGTTCTACTTCGACCGAAACCCCGGCTTCTTCCTCTACGTCCTCCACTTCTACCAGACGGGCAAGCTGCACGTCATGGAGGAGCTGTGCGTCTTCTCCTTCTGCCAGGAGATCGAGTACTGGGGCATCAATGAATTCTTCCTGGACTCCTGCTGCAGCTACCGCTACCACGAGCGCAAGCTGGAGAGCCGGCACCACAACTGGGACGAGGAGAGCGAGGTGAGCAGCGTGGACACGTCCCCCGATGAGATCTCCGACATCAACCACGACCTGCTGCGCTACAGCACCCTGCGCTGCGGCAACGTGCGCAAGCGCCTCTGGCTCACCATGGAGAACCCCGGCTACTCCATCCCCAGCAAACTCTTCAGCTTCGTGTCCATCAGCGTGGTGCTGGTGTCCATAGCTACCATGTGCATCCACAGCATGCCCGAGTACCAGGAGGTGGATGAGAACGGCAATGTGCTCGATGAACCCATCCTGCACAAGCTGGAGTATTTCTGCATCTCCTGGTTCACCTTCGAAGTGTCCTCCCGCCTCCTGCTCTCACCCAACCCCAGGAAGTTCTTCAAGCACCCGCTGAACCTGATTGACATTGTCTCAGTGTTGCCCTTCTACTTCACCCTCCTGGTGGACGTGACCATGGGCAGTGACTCGGAGCTGGGCAACCTGGGCAAGGTGGTGCAGGTGTTTCGGCTCATGAGGATATTCCGGGTGCTGAAGCTGGCTCGGCACTCCACTGGACTGAGGTCACTGGGGGCCACCTTGAAG cacagctACCGGGAGGTGGGGATCCTGCTGCTCTACCTGGCCGTGGGGGTCTCTGTCTTCTCTGGAGTGGCCTACACTGCCGAGAAGGAGGAAGACGTCGGCTTCGACACCATCCCGGCCTGCTGGTGGTGGGGCACGGTCAGCATGACCACGGTGGGCTACGGCGACGTGGTGCCCGTCACCGTAGCAGGGAAGCTGGCGGCCTCGGGCTGCATCCTGGGGGGCATCCTGGTCGTGGCGCTGCCCATCACCATCATCTTCAACAAGTTCTCCCACTTCTACCGCAAGCAGAAGGCGCTGGAGGCGGCCGTGAGGAACAGCGGGAAGAAGGACCCTGAGGAGAGGGGCAGCACCTCCAGCCGCGACCCAGACTCGGAGGCTCTGAGCGAGACCTCCCTGGACAGGGGCAGCCCCGAGCGCCGCGGTCTGACCCCCGgtgcccatcccagcccctga